The Eriocheir sinensis breed Jianghai 21 chromosome 24, ASM2467909v1, whole genome shotgun sequence genome contains a region encoding:
- the LOC127002893 gene encoding catenin alpha-like isoform X6, with protein sequence MPETAYQQAPNTDNGSGLVLRWDIKNLEIKTRSVEKTLEPLVIQVTTLVNTKGPSKKKKGRSKRAHVLVAAVEAATANFIERGEEIAYENPDIRGEMLGAVEEVRKTGDTMSRAAREFAEDPCSSVKRGNMVRAARNLLSAVTRLLILADMVDVHRLLKSLQVVEDDLEKVKNASSQSELLDNFRLFGKNTSDLINQAAKRQNELKDPRLRDDLASARAVLKKNSMMLLTASKAYVRHPELAAAKANRDFVFKQVCEAVNTISDVAQGKATGAGQMPYEGPGELASALDDFDERINMDPLTYNEVRTRPSLEERLESIISGAALMADSFCTRDDRRLKIVEECNAVRQALQDLLTEYMDNMGRKQPSENLDKAIDHMYRKTKDLRRQLRKAVVDHVSDSFLETNVPLLVLVEAARNGNEKEVEEYAQVFTEHANKLVEVANLACTMSNNEDGVKMVRYGAAQIEQLCPQVINAASILSARPKSKVTQENMDAFKDAWENQVRILTESVDDITTIDDFLAVSESHILEDVKTCVRAINEGDPETLDRIAGAIRGRSTRVCHVVASEMDNYEPCMYTDRVLEAVKVLRDQVLPNFAQRVDVAVEALSSTPGKEVDENEFIDASHLVYDGVREIRMAVLMNKADDELDPDDLLTDDYHTLEIRSKSSAHTVETTIDEYPGVSGITTARDAMRNLSEEDKDKIAAQVENFRLEKVKFDQEVAKWDDTGNDIIVLAKHMCMIMMEMTDFTRGRGPLKTTMDVINAAKKISEAGTKLDKLSRQIADQCPESRTKDDMLAYLDRIALYCHQLNITSKVKADVQNISGELIVSGLDSATSLIQAAKNLMNAVVLTVKCSYVASTKYPRQGTIPSPIVVWKMKAPEKKPLVRREKAEEVRAKVRKGSQKKPVSALKALAEFQSPADAI encoded by the exons ATGCCTGAGACGGCGTACCAGCAGGCGCCCAACACAGACAATGGGAGCGGCCTGGTGCTGCGCTGGGACATTAAGAACCTGGAGATCAAGACCAGATCAGTTGAAAAGACCCTAGAGCCTCTTGTCATACAG GTCACAACTTTAGTCAACACTAAAGGACcttcaaagaagaaaaaagggcgGAGTAAAAGAGCCCATGTCCTGGTGGCCGCCGTGGAGGCCGCCACGGCTAACTTCATCGAGCGCGGGGAGGAGATCGCCTACGAGAACCCTGACATCCGCGGCGAGATGCTCGGAGCcgtggaggaagtgaggaagacag GAGATACCATGTCCCGGGCTGCAAGGGAGTTTGCCGAAGATCCGTGCAGCAGCGTCAAGCGCGGCAACATGGTGCGGGCCGCCAGGAACCTGCTCTCCGCCGTGACCCGCCTCCTCATCCTGGCAGACATGGTGGACGTGCATCGCCTCCTCAAAAGCCTGCAAGTG GTCGAAGATGACTTAGAGAAAGTTAAGAATGCCTCCAGCCAGTCCGAGCTGCTGGACAACTTCCGCCTCTTTGGCAAGAACACAAGTGACCTCATCAACCAGGCCGCCAAGAGACAGAACGAGCTCAAGGATCCCAGGCTGCGCGATGACCTGGCCTCGGCTCGCGCTGTGCTCAAGAAGAACTCCATGATGCTTCTCACGGCCTCTAAG GCTTACGTACGACACCCCGAGCTGGCCGCCGCCAAGGCCAACAGGGACTTTGTGTTCAAGCAAGTGTGTGAGGCTGTCAACACCATCAGCGACGTGGCCCAGGGCAAGGCCACGGGGGCGGGACAGATGCCCTACGAAGGCCCGGGTGAACTGGCCTCTGCACTGGATGACTTTGAT GAACGCATCAACATGGACCCGCTGACCTACAATGAGGTGCGCACACGGCCGTCCCTGGAGGAGCGCCTGGAGTCCATCATCAGCGGGGCGGCCCTCATGGCGGACTCCTTCTGCACCCGTGACGACCGCCGCCTTAAGATTGTGGAGGAGTGCAACGCCGTGCGCCAGGCTCTCCAGGACCTCCTCACAGAGTATATGGACAAT ATGGGCCGCAAGCAGCCGTCAGAAAACCTGGACAAGGCCATTGACCACATGTACCGCAAGACCAAGGACCTGAGGCGCCAGCTGCGCAAGGCTGTGGTGGACCACGTCTCTGACAG TTTCCTGGAGACAAATGTCCCTCTGCTGGTCCTGGTGGAGGCTGCTCGGAACGGTaatgaaaaggaagtggaagaatatgCACAG gtGTTCACTGAGCACGCCAACAAGCTGGTGGAGGTCGCCAACCTGGCCTGCACCATGTCCAACAACGAGGACGGCGTCAAGATGGTGCGCTACGGGGCAGCGCAGATAGAACAGCTCTGCCCGCAGGTCATCAACGCTGCCAGCATCCTCTCGGCAAGACCAAAGTCAAAG GTGACGCAGGAGAACATGGACGCCTTCAAGGACGCCTGGGAGAACCAAGTCCGCATTCTGACCGAGTCCGTTGACGACATCACCACCATTGACGACTTCCTGGCAGTATCAG AGAGTCACATTTTGGAGGATGTGAAGACGTGCGTGCGGGCCATCAACGAGGGCGACCCCGAGACCCTGGACCGCATCGCCGGGGCCATCCGCGGCCGCTCCACTCGGGTGTGTCACGTGGTGGCCTCCGAGATGGACAACTACGAGCCCTGCATGTACACCGACCGCGTGCTGGAGGCCGTCAAGGTGTTGAGAGACCAAG TGCTGCCCAACTTTGCCCAGCGTGTGGATGTGGCGGTTGAGGCCCTGAGCAGCACCCCAGGCAAGGAGGTGGATGAGAATGAGTTTATTGACGCCTCCCACCTGGTGTATGATGGTGTGAGGGAGATCCGCATGGCTGTGCTCATGAACAAGGCGGATGACGAGCTGGATCCGGATGACTTGCTGACGGATGACTACCACACCCTTGAGATCAGAAGCAAAT CGAGTGCCCACACAGTTGAGACGACCATTGACGAATATCCCGGCGTGAGCGGCATCACCACGGCCAGAGATGCCATGAGGAACCTGAGtgaggaggacaaggacaagaTCGCAGCGCAG GTCGAGAACTTCCGCCTGGAGAAGGTGAAGTTCGACCAGGAGGTTGCTAAATGGGACGACACCGGCAATGACATCATCGTCCTGGCCAAACACATGTGCATGATCATGATGGAGATGACGGACTTCACAAG AGGTCGAGGGCCACTCAAGACCACCATGGACGTCATCAACGCTGCCAAGAAGATCTCCGAGGCGGGCACAAAGCTGGACAAGCTCTCAAGGCAGATCGCTGACCAGTGCCCCGAGTCCAGGACCAAGGACGACATGCTGGCCTACCTGGACCGCATCGCCCTGTACTGCCACCAGCTCAACATCACCTCCAAGGTCAAGGCCGATGTGCAGAACATTTCCGGCGAACTCATCGTGTCTGGG CTTGACTCCGCCACGTCGCTGATCCAAGCCGCCAAGAACCTGATGAACGCCGTGGTTCTGACCGTGAAGTGCTCCTACGTGGCCTCCACTAAGTACCCGCGCCAGGGCACCATTCCT TCGCCGATCGTGGTGTGGAAGATGAAGGCTCCCGAGAAGAAGCCGCTGGTGAGGcgtgagaaggcggaggaggtgcGCGCCAAGGTGAGGAAAGGCAGCCAGAAGAAGCCCGTGTCTGCCCTCAAGGCCCTCGCAGAGTTCCAGAGTCCGGCTGACGCGATTTAA
- the LOC127002893 gene encoding catenin alpha-like isoform X7, which produces MTLDHYTTGAPVVLKWDPKNLEIRTMSVEKTLEPLVIQVTTLVNTKGPSKKKKGRSKRAHVLVAAVEAATANFIERGEEIAYENPDIRGEMLGAVEEVRKTGDTMSRAAREFAEDPCSSVKRGNMVRAARNLLSAVTRLLILADMVDVHRLLKSLQVVEDDLEKVKNASSQSELLDNFRLFGKNTSDLINQAAKRQNELKDPRLRDDLASARAVLKKNSMMLLTASKAYVRHPELAAAKANRDFVFKQVCEAVNTISDVAQGKATGAGQMPYEGPGELASALDDFDERINMDPLTYNEVRTRPSLEERLESIISGAALMADSFCTRDDRRLKIVEECNAVRQALQDLLTEYMDNMGRKQPSENLDKAIDHMYRKTKDLRRQLRKAVVDHVSDSFLETNVPLLVLVEAARNGNEKEVEEYAQVFTEHANKLVEVANLACTMSNNEDGVKMVRYGAAQIEQLCPQVINAASILSARPKSKVTQENMDAFKDAWENQVRILTESVDDITTIDDFLAVSESHILEDVKTCVRAINEGDPETLDRIAGAIRGRSTRVCHVVASEMDNYEPCMYTDRVLEAVKVLRDQVLPNFAQRVDVAVEALSSTPGKEVDENEFIDASHLVYDGVREIRMAVLMNKADDELDPDDLLTDDYHTLEIRSKSSAHTVETTIDEYPGVSGITTARDAMRNLSEEDKDKIAAQVENFRLEKVKFDQEVAKWDDTGNDIIVLAKHMCMIMMEMTDFTRGRGPLKTTMDVINAAKKISEAGTKLDKLSRQIADQCPESRTKDDMLAYLDRIALYCHQLNITSKVKADVQNISGELIVSGLDSATSLIQAAKNLMNAVVLTVKCSYVASTKYPRQGTIPSPIVVWKMKAPEKKPLVRREKAEEVRAKVRKGSQKKPVSALKALAEFQSPADAI; this is translated from the exons GTCACAACTTTAGTCAACACTAAAGGACcttcaaagaagaaaaaagggcgGAGTAAAAGAGCCCATGTCCTGGTGGCCGCCGTGGAGGCCGCCACGGCTAACTTCATCGAGCGCGGGGAGGAGATCGCCTACGAGAACCCTGACATCCGCGGCGAGATGCTCGGAGCcgtggaggaagtgaggaagacag GAGATACCATGTCCCGGGCTGCAAGGGAGTTTGCCGAAGATCCGTGCAGCAGCGTCAAGCGCGGCAACATGGTGCGGGCCGCCAGGAACCTGCTCTCCGCCGTGACCCGCCTCCTCATCCTGGCAGACATGGTGGACGTGCATCGCCTCCTCAAAAGCCTGCAAGTG GTCGAAGATGACTTAGAGAAAGTTAAGAATGCCTCCAGCCAGTCCGAGCTGCTGGACAACTTCCGCCTCTTTGGCAAGAACACAAGTGACCTCATCAACCAGGCCGCCAAGAGACAGAACGAGCTCAAGGATCCCAGGCTGCGCGATGACCTGGCCTCGGCTCGCGCTGTGCTCAAGAAGAACTCCATGATGCTTCTCACGGCCTCTAAG GCTTACGTACGACACCCCGAGCTGGCCGCCGCCAAGGCCAACAGGGACTTTGTGTTCAAGCAAGTGTGTGAGGCTGTCAACACCATCAGCGACGTGGCCCAGGGCAAGGCCACGGGGGCGGGACAGATGCCCTACGAAGGCCCGGGTGAACTGGCCTCTGCACTGGATGACTTTGAT GAACGCATCAACATGGACCCGCTGACCTACAATGAGGTGCGCACACGGCCGTCCCTGGAGGAGCGCCTGGAGTCCATCATCAGCGGGGCGGCCCTCATGGCGGACTCCTTCTGCACCCGTGACGACCGCCGCCTTAAGATTGTGGAGGAGTGCAACGCCGTGCGCCAGGCTCTCCAGGACCTCCTCACAGAGTATATGGACAAT ATGGGCCGCAAGCAGCCGTCAGAAAACCTGGACAAGGCCATTGACCACATGTACCGCAAGACCAAGGACCTGAGGCGCCAGCTGCGCAAGGCTGTGGTGGACCACGTCTCTGACAG TTTCCTGGAGACAAATGTCCCTCTGCTGGTCCTGGTGGAGGCTGCTCGGAACGGTaatgaaaaggaagtggaagaatatgCACAG gtGTTCACTGAGCACGCCAACAAGCTGGTGGAGGTCGCCAACCTGGCCTGCACCATGTCCAACAACGAGGACGGCGTCAAGATGGTGCGCTACGGGGCAGCGCAGATAGAACAGCTCTGCCCGCAGGTCATCAACGCTGCCAGCATCCTCTCGGCAAGACCAAAGTCAAAG GTGACGCAGGAGAACATGGACGCCTTCAAGGACGCCTGGGAGAACCAAGTCCGCATTCTGACCGAGTCCGTTGACGACATCACCACCATTGACGACTTCCTGGCAGTATCAG AGAGTCACATTTTGGAGGATGTGAAGACGTGCGTGCGGGCCATCAACGAGGGCGACCCCGAGACCCTGGACCGCATCGCCGGGGCCATCCGCGGCCGCTCCACTCGGGTGTGTCACGTGGTGGCCTCCGAGATGGACAACTACGAGCCCTGCATGTACACCGACCGCGTGCTGGAGGCCGTCAAGGTGTTGAGAGACCAAG TGCTGCCCAACTTTGCCCAGCGTGTGGATGTGGCGGTTGAGGCCCTGAGCAGCACCCCAGGCAAGGAGGTGGATGAGAATGAGTTTATTGACGCCTCCCACCTGGTGTATGATGGTGTGAGGGAGATCCGCATGGCTGTGCTCATGAACAAGGCGGATGACGAGCTGGATCCGGATGACTTGCTGACGGATGACTACCACACCCTTGAGATCAGAAGCAAAT CGAGTGCCCACACAGTTGAGACGACCATTGACGAATATCCCGGCGTGAGCGGCATCACCACGGCCAGAGATGCCATGAGGAACCTGAGtgaggaggacaaggacaagaTCGCAGCGCAG GTCGAGAACTTCCGCCTGGAGAAGGTGAAGTTCGACCAGGAGGTTGCTAAATGGGACGACACCGGCAATGACATCATCGTCCTGGCCAAACACATGTGCATGATCATGATGGAGATGACGGACTTCACAAG AGGTCGAGGGCCACTCAAGACCACCATGGACGTCATCAACGCTGCCAAGAAGATCTCCGAGGCGGGCACAAAGCTGGACAAGCTCTCAAGGCAGATCGCTGACCAGTGCCCCGAGTCCAGGACCAAGGACGACATGCTGGCCTACCTGGACCGCATCGCCCTGTACTGCCACCAGCTCAACATCACCTCCAAGGTCAAGGCCGATGTGCAGAACATTTCCGGCGAACTCATCGTGTCTGGG CTTGACTCCGCCACGTCGCTGATCCAAGCCGCCAAGAACCTGATGAACGCCGTGGTTCTGACCGTGAAGTGCTCCTACGTGGCCTCCACTAAGTACCCGCGCCAGGGCACCATTCCT TCGCCGATCGTGGTGTGGAAGATGAAGGCTCCCGAGAAGAAGCCGCTGGTGAGGcgtgagaaggcggaggaggtgcGCGCCAAGGTGAGGAAAGGCAGCCAGAAGAAGCCCGTGTCTGCCCTCAAGGCCCTCGCAGAGTTCCAGAGTCCGGCTGACGCGATTTAA
- the LOC127002893 gene encoding catenin alpha-like isoform X3, giving the protein MTLDHYTTGAPVVLKWDPKNLEIRTMSVEKTLEPLVIQVTTLVNTKGPSKKKKGRSKRAHVLVAAVEAATANFIERGEEIAYENPDIRGEMLGAVEEVRKTGDTMSRAAREFAEDPCSSVKRGNMVRAARNLLSAVTRLLILADMVDVHRLLKSLQVVEDDLEKVKNASSQSELLDNFRLFGKNTSDLINQAAKRQNELKDPRLRDDLASARAVLKKNSMMLLTASKAYVRHPELAAAKANRDFVFKQVCEAVNTISDVAQGKATGAGQMPYEGPGELASALDDFDERINMDPLTYNEVRTRPSLEERLESIISGAALMADSFCTRDDRRLKIVEECNAVRQALQDLLTEYMDNMGRKQPSENLDKAIDHMYRKTKDLRRQLRKAVVDHVSDSFLETNVPLLVLVEAARNGNEKEVEEYAQVFTEHANKLVEVANLACTMSNNEDGVKMVRYGAAQIEQLCPQVINAASILSARPKSKVTQENMDAFKDAWENQVRILTESVDDITTIDDFLAVSESHILEDVKTCVRAINEGDPETLDRIAGAIRGRSTRVCHVVASEMDNYEPCMYTDRVLEAVKVLRDQVLPNFAQRVDVAVEALSSTPGKEVDENEFIDASHLVYDGVREIRMAVLMNKADDELDPDDLLTDDYHTLEIRSKSSAHTVETTIDEYPGVSGITTARDAMRNLSEEDKDKIAAQVENFRLEKVKFDQEVAKWDDTGNDIIVLAKHMCMIMMEMTDFTRGRGPLKTTMDVINAAKKISEAGTKLDKLSRQIADQCPESRTKDDMLAYLDRIALYCHQLNITSKVKADVQNISGELIVSGLDSATSLIQAAKNLMNAVVLTVKCSYVASTKYPRQGTIPQPGVRSAEVSTGGSLQKAGTKVPHIPPKPVVTQGQSPIVVWKMKAPEKKPLVRREKAEEVRAKVRKGSQKKPVSALKALAEFQSPADAI; this is encoded by the exons GTCACAACTTTAGTCAACACTAAAGGACcttcaaagaagaaaaaagggcgGAGTAAAAGAGCCCATGTCCTGGTGGCCGCCGTGGAGGCCGCCACGGCTAACTTCATCGAGCGCGGGGAGGAGATCGCCTACGAGAACCCTGACATCCGCGGCGAGATGCTCGGAGCcgtggaggaagtgaggaagacag GAGATACCATGTCCCGGGCTGCAAGGGAGTTTGCCGAAGATCCGTGCAGCAGCGTCAAGCGCGGCAACATGGTGCGGGCCGCCAGGAACCTGCTCTCCGCCGTGACCCGCCTCCTCATCCTGGCAGACATGGTGGACGTGCATCGCCTCCTCAAAAGCCTGCAAGTG GTCGAAGATGACTTAGAGAAAGTTAAGAATGCCTCCAGCCAGTCCGAGCTGCTGGACAACTTCCGCCTCTTTGGCAAGAACACAAGTGACCTCATCAACCAGGCCGCCAAGAGACAGAACGAGCTCAAGGATCCCAGGCTGCGCGATGACCTGGCCTCGGCTCGCGCTGTGCTCAAGAAGAACTCCATGATGCTTCTCACGGCCTCTAAG GCTTACGTACGACACCCCGAGCTGGCCGCCGCCAAGGCCAACAGGGACTTTGTGTTCAAGCAAGTGTGTGAGGCTGTCAACACCATCAGCGACGTGGCCCAGGGCAAGGCCACGGGGGCGGGACAGATGCCCTACGAAGGCCCGGGTGAACTGGCCTCTGCACTGGATGACTTTGAT GAACGCATCAACATGGACCCGCTGACCTACAATGAGGTGCGCACACGGCCGTCCCTGGAGGAGCGCCTGGAGTCCATCATCAGCGGGGCGGCCCTCATGGCGGACTCCTTCTGCACCCGTGACGACCGCCGCCTTAAGATTGTGGAGGAGTGCAACGCCGTGCGCCAGGCTCTCCAGGACCTCCTCACAGAGTATATGGACAAT ATGGGCCGCAAGCAGCCGTCAGAAAACCTGGACAAGGCCATTGACCACATGTACCGCAAGACCAAGGACCTGAGGCGCCAGCTGCGCAAGGCTGTGGTGGACCACGTCTCTGACAG TTTCCTGGAGACAAATGTCCCTCTGCTGGTCCTGGTGGAGGCTGCTCGGAACGGTaatgaaaaggaagtggaagaatatgCACAG gtGTTCACTGAGCACGCCAACAAGCTGGTGGAGGTCGCCAACCTGGCCTGCACCATGTCCAACAACGAGGACGGCGTCAAGATGGTGCGCTACGGGGCAGCGCAGATAGAACAGCTCTGCCCGCAGGTCATCAACGCTGCCAGCATCCTCTCGGCAAGACCAAAGTCAAAG GTGACGCAGGAGAACATGGACGCCTTCAAGGACGCCTGGGAGAACCAAGTCCGCATTCTGACCGAGTCCGTTGACGACATCACCACCATTGACGACTTCCTGGCAGTATCAG AGAGTCACATTTTGGAGGATGTGAAGACGTGCGTGCGGGCCATCAACGAGGGCGACCCCGAGACCCTGGACCGCATCGCCGGGGCCATCCGCGGCCGCTCCACTCGGGTGTGTCACGTGGTGGCCTCCGAGATGGACAACTACGAGCCCTGCATGTACACCGACCGCGTGCTGGAGGCCGTCAAGGTGTTGAGAGACCAAG TGCTGCCCAACTTTGCCCAGCGTGTGGATGTGGCGGTTGAGGCCCTGAGCAGCACCCCAGGCAAGGAGGTGGATGAGAATGAGTTTATTGACGCCTCCCACCTGGTGTATGATGGTGTGAGGGAGATCCGCATGGCTGTGCTCATGAACAAGGCGGATGACGAGCTGGATCCGGATGACTTGCTGACGGATGACTACCACACCCTTGAGATCAGAAGCAAAT CGAGTGCCCACACAGTTGAGACGACCATTGACGAATATCCCGGCGTGAGCGGCATCACCACGGCCAGAGATGCCATGAGGAACCTGAGtgaggaggacaaggacaagaTCGCAGCGCAG GTCGAGAACTTCCGCCTGGAGAAGGTGAAGTTCGACCAGGAGGTTGCTAAATGGGACGACACCGGCAATGACATCATCGTCCTGGCCAAACACATGTGCATGATCATGATGGAGATGACGGACTTCACAAG AGGTCGAGGGCCACTCAAGACCACCATGGACGTCATCAACGCTGCCAAGAAGATCTCCGAGGCGGGCACAAAGCTGGACAAGCTCTCAAGGCAGATCGCTGACCAGTGCCCCGAGTCCAGGACCAAGGACGACATGCTGGCCTACCTGGACCGCATCGCCCTGTACTGCCACCAGCTCAACATCACCTCCAAGGTCAAGGCCGATGTGCAGAACATTTCCGGCGAACTCATCGTGTCTGGG CTTGACTCCGCCACGTCGCTGATCCAAGCCGCCAAGAACCTGATGAACGCCGTGGTTCTGACCGTGAAGTGCTCCTACGTGGCCTCCACTAAGTACCCGCGCCAGGGCACCATTCCT CAGCCAGGAGTCCGATCAGCC GAAGTGAGCACAGGTGGGAGTTTACAGAAAGCAGGGACGAAGGTCCCCCATATACCCCCAAAGCCTGTAGTAACACAGGGACAG TCGCCGATCGTGGTGTGGAAGATGAAGGCTCCCGAGAAGAAGCCGCTGGTGAGGcgtgagaaggcggaggaggtgcGCGCCAAGGTGAGGAAAGGCAGCCAGAAGAAGCCCGTGTCTGCCCTCAAGGCCCTCGCAGAGTTCCAGAGTCCGGCTGACGCGATTTAA
- the LOC127002893 gene encoding catenin alpha-like isoform X4, with protein sequence MPETAYQQAPNTDNGSGLVLRWDIKNLEIKTRSVEKTLEPLVIQVTTLVNTKGPSKKKKGRSKRAHVLVAAVEAATANFIERGEEIAYENPDIRGEMLGAVEEVRKTGDTMSRAAREFAEDPCSSVKRGNMVRAARNLLSAVTRLLILADMVDVHRLLKSLQVVEDDLEKVKNASSQSELLDNFRLFGKNTSDLINQAAKRQNELKDPRLRDDLASARAVLKKNSMMLLTASKAYVRHPELAAAKANRDFVFKQVCEAVNTISDVAQGKATGAGQMPYEGPGELASALDDFDERINMDPLTYNEVRTRPSLEERLESIISGAALMADSFCTRDDRRLKIVEECNAVRQALQDLLTEYMDNMGRKQPSENLDKAIDHMYRKTKDLRRQLRKAVVDHVSDSFLETNVPLLVLVEAARNGNEKEVEEYAQVFTEHANKLVEVANLACTMSNNEDGVKMVRYGAAQIEQLCPQVINAASILSARPKSKVTQENMDAFKDAWENQVRILTESVDDITTIDDFLAVSESHILEDVKTCVRAINEGDPETLDRIAGAIRGRSTRVCHVVASEMDNYEPCMYTDRVLEAVKVLRDQVLPNFAQRVDVAVEALSSTPGKEVDENEFIDASHLVYDGVREIRMAVLMNKADDELDPDDLLTDDYHTLEIRSKSSAHTVETTIDEYPGVSGITTARDAMRNLSEEDKDKIAAQVENFRLEKVKFDQEVAKWDDTGNDIIVLAKHMCMIMMEMTDFTRGRGPLKTTMDVINAAKKISEAGTKLDKLSRQIADQCPESRTKDDMLAYLDRIALYCHQLNITSKVKADVQNISGELIVSGLDSATSLIQAAKNLMNAVVLTVKCSYVASTKYPRQGTIPEVSTGGSLQKAGTKVPHIPPKPVVTQGQSPIVVWKMKAPEKKPLVRREKAEEVRAKVRKGSQKKPVSALKALAEFQSPADAI encoded by the exons ATGCCTGAGACGGCGTACCAGCAGGCGCCCAACACAGACAATGGGAGCGGCCTGGTGCTGCGCTGGGACATTAAGAACCTGGAGATCAAGACCAGATCAGTTGAAAAGACCCTAGAGCCTCTTGTCATACAG GTCACAACTTTAGTCAACACTAAAGGACcttcaaagaagaaaaaagggcgGAGTAAAAGAGCCCATGTCCTGGTGGCCGCCGTGGAGGCCGCCACGGCTAACTTCATCGAGCGCGGGGAGGAGATCGCCTACGAGAACCCTGACATCCGCGGCGAGATGCTCGGAGCcgtggaggaagtgaggaagacag GAGATACCATGTCCCGGGCTGCAAGGGAGTTTGCCGAAGATCCGTGCAGCAGCGTCAAGCGCGGCAACATGGTGCGGGCCGCCAGGAACCTGCTCTCCGCCGTGACCCGCCTCCTCATCCTGGCAGACATGGTGGACGTGCATCGCCTCCTCAAAAGCCTGCAAGTG GTCGAAGATGACTTAGAGAAAGTTAAGAATGCCTCCAGCCAGTCCGAGCTGCTGGACAACTTCCGCCTCTTTGGCAAGAACACAAGTGACCTCATCAACCAGGCCGCCAAGAGACAGAACGAGCTCAAGGATCCCAGGCTGCGCGATGACCTGGCCTCGGCTCGCGCTGTGCTCAAGAAGAACTCCATGATGCTTCTCACGGCCTCTAAG GCTTACGTACGACACCCCGAGCTGGCCGCCGCCAAGGCCAACAGGGACTTTGTGTTCAAGCAAGTGTGTGAGGCTGTCAACACCATCAGCGACGTGGCCCAGGGCAAGGCCACGGGGGCGGGACAGATGCCCTACGAAGGCCCGGGTGAACTGGCCTCTGCACTGGATGACTTTGAT GAACGCATCAACATGGACCCGCTGACCTACAATGAGGTGCGCACACGGCCGTCCCTGGAGGAGCGCCTGGAGTCCATCATCAGCGGGGCGGCCCTCATGGCGGACTCCTTCTGCACCCGTGACGACCGCCGCCTTAAGATTGTGGAGGAGTGCAACGCCGTGCGCCAGGCTCTCCAGGACCTCCTCACAGAGTATATGGACAAT ATGGGCCGCAAGCAGCCGTCAGAAAACCTGGACAAGGCCATTGACCACATGTACCGCAAGACCAAGGACCTGAGGCGCCAGCTGCGCAAGGCTGTGGTGGACCACGTCTCTGACAG TTTCCTGGAGACAAATGTCCCTCTGCTGGTCCTGGTGGAGGCTGCTCGGAACGGTaatgaaaaggaagtggaagaatatgCACAG gtGTTCACTGAGCACGCCAACAAGCTGGTGGAGGTCGCCAACCTGGCCTGCACCATGTCCAACAACGAGGACGGCGTCAAGATGGTGCGCTACGGGGCAGCGCAGATAGAACAGCTCTGCCCGCAGGTCATCAACGCTGCCAGCATCCTCTCGGCAAGACCAAAGTCAAAG GTGACGCAGGAGAACATGGACGCCTTCAAGGACGCCTGGGAGAACCAAGTCCGCATTCTGACCGAGTCCGTTGACGACATCACCACCATTGACGACTTCCTGGCAGTATCAG AGAGTCACATTTTGGAGGATGTGAAGACGTGCGTGCGGGCCATCAACGAGGGCGACCCCGAGACCCTGGACCGCATCGCCGGGGCCATCCGCGGCCGCTCCACTCGGGTGTGTCACGTGGTGGCCTCCGAGATGGACAACTACGAGCCCTGCATGTACACCGACCGCGTGCTGGAGGCCGTCAAGGTGTTGAGAGACCAAG TGCTGCCCAACTTTGCCCAGCGTGTGGATGTGGCGGTTGAGGCCCTGAGCAGCACCCCAGGCAAGGAGGTGGATGAGAATGAGTTTATTGACGCCTCCCACCTGGTGTATGATGGTGTGAGGGAGATCCGCATGGCTGTGCTCATGAACAAGGCGGATGACGAGCTGGATCCGGATGACTTGCTGACGGATGACTACCACACCCTTGAGATCAGAAGCAAAT CGAGTGCCCACACAGTTGAGACGACCATTGACGAATATCCCGGCGTGAGCGGCATCACCACGGCCAGAGATGCCATGAGGAACCTGAGtgaggaggacaaggacaagaTCGCAGCGCAG GTCGAGAACTTCCGCCTGGAGAAGGTGAAGTTCGACCAGGAGGTTGCTAAATGGGACGACACCGGCAATGACATCATCGTCCTGGCCAAACACATGTGCATGATCATGATGGAGATGACGGACTTCACAAG AGGTCGAGGGCCACTCAAGACCACCATGGACGTCATCAACGCTGCCAAGAAGATCTCCGAGGCGGGCACAAAGCTGGACAAGCTCTCAAGGCAGATCGCTGACCAGTGCCCCGAGTCCAGGACCAAGGACGACATGCTGGCCTACCTGGACCGCATCGCCCTGTACTGCCACCAGCTCAACATCACCTCCAAGGTCAAGGCCGATGTGCAGAACATTTCCGGCGAACTCATCGTGTCTGGG CTTGACTCCGCCACGTCGCTGATCCAAGCCGCCAAGAACCTGATGAACGCCGTGGTTCTGACCGTGAAGTGCTCCTACGTGGCCTCCACTAAGTACCCGCGCCAGGGCACCATTCCT GAAGTGAGCACAGGTGGGAGTTTACAGAAAGCAGGGACGAAGGTCCCCCATATACCCCCAAAGCCTGTAGTAACACAGGGACAG TCGCCGATCGTGGTGTGGAAGATGAAGGCTCCCGAGAAGAAGCCGCTGGTGAGGcgtgagaaggcggaggaggtgcGCGCCAAGGTGAGGAAAGGCAGCCAGAAGAAGCCCGTGTCTGCCCTCAAGGCCCTCGCAGAGTTCCAGAGTCCGGCTGACGCGATTTAA